A single Uloborus diversus isolate 005 chromosome 7, Udiv.v.3.1, whole genome shotgun sequence DNA region contains:
- the LOC129226955 gene encoding forkhead box protein F1-like, whose translation MLETTQCQRIKEEFANISLETGQGVEESGMKSCIETGNVMMKENDIGDSKPSIVQDKMEDGKEKDISGPKKTGAGMRRLEKPPFSYIALIVMAIQSSPTKRLTLNEIYEFLQQRFSFFRGSYQGWKNSVRHNLSLNDCFIKLPKGLGRPGKGHYWTVDPASVTVFQDGSSKRRPRGFRRKCQDMQRYTMFYQGVPSPPMMGFDMMNQANLPCGPYPENAFANIFQSYPPDSEDMKRNSRIAVRRKCAVPFYPYYYQNPNPSGSMVGYDGIPQQNPNIPTGSGIQPCLSPDQMMIPGVSTGSSPHYGYPLAPGNNTSAINFGTSGGHYMTSCAVSTASSGMSPLSSPVAGSDFGGIATTATPSIAYAAELSSASWVGMGAVEQTERIKHPLSPASSVTSSLSPNTATPTTPATSEGGNNYAVASCPEQICQRVMSNESAEMQQIGAENSPVGSWSVRLSSITPTNCNQYRLFLKIWNIILVAICEC comes from the coding sequence ATGCTAGAAACGACGCAGTGTCAAAGAATTAAGGAAGAATTTGCGAATATTAGTCTCGAAACGGGGCAAGGTGTTGAGGAGAGTGGTATGAAATCTTGCATTGAAACGGGTAATGTCATGATGAAAGAAAATGATATAGGTGACAGCAAACCTAGCATTGTTCAGGATAAAATGGAAGACGGAAAGGAAAAGGATATCAGCGGGCCTAAAAAGACAGGTGCTGGGATGAGAAGATTGGAAAAACCACCGTTTTCTTACATAGCCCTGATCGTAATGGCCATTCAGAGCTCTCCTACGAAGCGATtgactttaaatgaaatttacgAATTTCTGCAgcaaaggttttcttttttccgTGGCTCATACCAAGGATGGAAGAATTCTGTCAGGCATAACTTATCATTAAATGATTGCTTCATCAAGCTTCCCAAAGGTCTTGGTCGGCCAGGTAAAGGCCATTACTGGACTGTCGATCCAGCCAGTGTCACCGTTTTCCAAGATGGTTCATCCAAAAGGAGACCGAGGGGATTTCGAAGGAAGTGCCAAGACATGCAAAGATACACGATGTTCTACCAAGGTGTTCCTAGTCCACCCATGATGGGATTTGACATGATGAACCAAGCAAATCTACCATGTGGTCCATACCCAGAAAATGCATTCGCTAACATATTTCAATCATATCCACCAGACAGCGAGGACATGAAACGAAATTCGAGAATAGCCGTCAGAAGAAAATGTGCGGTGCCTTTTTATCCATATTACTACCAAAACCCCAACCCCAGTGGCTCAATGGTAGGGTACGATGGTATTCCTCAACAGAACCCGAACATCCCTACCGGATCCGGCATCCAGCCTTGCCTGAGCCCGGACCAGATGATGATTCCGGGAGTCAGTACCGGATCATCACCCCATTACGGCTACCCGTTGGCCCCCGGGAACAACACTTCAGCGATTAATTTCGGAACGAGCGGTGGACATTACATGACTAGTTGCGCGGTGTCTACGGCATCCTCCGGGATGTCGCCTTTGAGTTCCCCCGTGGCGGGCTCGGATTTCGGCGGCATAGCCACCACGGCCACCCCGTCGATTGCGTACGCCGCGGAATTATCGTCTGCGTCGTGGGTCGGGATGGGGGCCGTGGAGCAGACGGAACGCATCAAGCATCCTCTAAGTCCGGCGAGCAGTGTGACCAGTTCACTCTCACCCAACACCGCCACCCCCACAACACCAGCGACCAGTGAAGGGGGCAATAATTATGCTGTTGCTTCTTGCCCAGAGCAGATTTGCCAAAGGGTCATGAGCAATGAGTCGGCCGAAATGCAGCAAATCGGTG